A window from Thiomonas sp. FB-Cd encodes these proteins:
- the glp gene encoding gephyrin-like molybdotransferase Glp: MTEDSAPTAAALEPDLAQIISCVGGYDPKALPVAMAKEVIGRFVQPLRVAERVDLRAALGRVLAEDVVAPMDVPAHDNSGMDGYALHGADLGADGAAVLRVVGKGLAGHEFTGAVPAGTCVRIMTGAVLPGGCDTVVPQEFCQVVGDAVHIPPGVLKQGDNARKRGEDLRAGQPSVSSGRLLRPADIGLIASLGQAEVMVWRRLRVAFLSSGDELRSIGQPQEPGSVYDSNRYTLWAMLQRLGCEVLDLGVVRDDPALLESALRLATENADAVITSGGVSVGEADYMRQIMAKLGDVAFWRIAMRPGRPMAFGRIASRGHNAVLFGLPGNPVAVMVTFYHFVRDALLHMMGAKAKSLPLLPVVAQADLRKRPGRTEFQRAVIHPLPDGRYSARITGDQGSGILRSMSEADGFLVLHHDQGSVRAGEMVDFLPFEGLV, translated from the coding sequence ATGACCGAAGATTCCGCACCCACGGCCGCTGCCCTTGAACCCGATCTTGCTCAAATCATCAGTTGCGTTGGCGGCTACGACCCCAAAGCCCTGCCCGTAGCGATGGCAAAGGAAGTTATCGGCCGCTTCGTGCAGCCCTTGCGCGTGGCCGAACGCGTGGATCTTCGCGCCGCCCTAGGTCGCGTGTTGGCCGAGGACGTGGTTGCTCCGATGGATGTGCCTGCGCATGACAACTCGGGCATGGACGGCTATGCGCTGCACGGGGCCGACCTCGGAGCCGATGGCGCCGCAGTCCTGCGGGTGGTGGGCAAAGGGCTCGCAGGGCACGAATTCACGGGAGCTGTGCCTGCCGGAACCTGTGTTCGCATCATGACCGGCGCCGTGCTTCCGGGTGGATGTGACACCGTCGTGCCTCAGGAATTTTGCCAAGTCGTCGGCGATGCGGTGCATATTCCGCCAGGCGTACTCAAGCAAGGTGACAACGCCCGCAAACGGGGAGAGGACCTTCGCGCCGGTCAACCTTCGGTGTCCAGCGGAAGGCTTCTGCGCCCGGCCGATATCGGTCTCATTGCCTCGCTCGGCCAAGCGGAGGTCATGGTGTGGCGCCGACTTCGCGTAGCCTTTCTGTCAAGCGGCGACGAGTTGCGCTCCATAGGCCAGCCACAGGAGCCCGGCAGCGTTTACGACAGCAACCGCTATACCCTGTGGGCCATGCTCCAGCGTTTGGGATGCGAGGTCCTTGACTTGGGCGTGGTGCGGGATGATCCCGCATTACTGGAAAGCGCGCTGCGTCTCGCAACCGAAAATGCGGACGCCGTGATCACCTCCGGAGGGGTGAGCGTGGGCGAGGCCGATTACATGCGGCAAATCATGGCCAAACTTGGTGATGTGGCATTCTGGCGCATCGCCATGCGCCCAGGCCGGCCAATGGCCTTTGGCCGCATCGCAAGCCGCGGCCATAACGCGGTGCTTTTCGGCCTTCCGGGAAACCCAGTGGCCGTCATGGTCACGTTCTATCACTTCGTTCGCGATGCTCTCCTTCACATGATGGGCGCCAAGGCGAAAAGTCTGCCGCTTCTACCCGTGGTGGCACAGGCCGACTTGCGCAAGCGCCCCGGGCGAACTGAATTCCAGCGCGCTGTGATTCACCCCCTGCCCGACGGCCGCTACAGCGCTCGCATCACCGGTGACCAAGGCTCTGGAATTCTGCGCTCCATGAGCGAAGCCGACGGATTCCTCGTGTTGCATCACGATCAAGGCAGCGTACGAGCGGGCGAGATGGTTGACTTTCTGCCATTTGAGGGGTTGGTGTAA